The following proteins come from a genomic window of Sesamum indicum cultivar Zhongzhi No. 13 linkage group LG10, S_indicum_v1.0, whole genome shotgun sequence:
- the LOC105172660 gene encoding cysteine-rich and transmembrane domain-containing protein A: MSYYNQNQPPVGVPPPQGYPPEGYPKDAYPPPGYPPQGYPQGYPPQGYPPQYAPQYAQQPPPQQHQSSSPGFMEGCLAALCCCCLLDACF; encoded by the exons ATGAGTTATTACAATCAGAATCAACCCCCCGTCGGTGTTCCTCCCCCTCAAG GATATCCGCCGGAGGGGTACCCGAAGGACGCCTATCCGCCGCCGGGTTACCCGCCTCAAGGGTACCCGCAGGGCTACCCTCCCCAGGGATACCCGCCGCAGTACGCGCCCCAGTACGCTCAGCAGCCGCCGCCTCAACAACACCAGTCCAGCAGCCCCGGGTTCATGGAGGGATG TTTGGCTGCTCTATGCTGCTGTTGCCTGCTGGATGCATGCTTCTGA
- the LOC105172661 gene encoding LIM domain-containing protein WLIM1-like, with product MAFAGTNQKCTACNGTVYLVDKLAADNRIYHKACFRCHHCNGTLKLSNYNSFEGVLYCRPHFDQLFKRTGSLDKSFEGTPKVVKPEKPLENENASKVSSMFGGTKDKCVGCNKTVYPIEKVSVNGTAYHKACFKCSHGGCTISPSNYIAHEGVLYCKHHHIQLVKAKGNYSQLESDSEKDPAAISTSVQIAAES from the exons atggCATTCGCAGGTACAAACCAGAAATGCACAGCTTGCAATGGCACTGTCTATCTGGTCGATAAATTGGCCGCCGACAACCGCATCTATCACAAGGCATGTTTTCGCTGTCATCACTGCAACGGCACCCTTAAGCTCAGCAACTACAACTCTTTCGAGGGCGTTCTCTACTGCCGCCCCCACTTTGATCAGCTCTTCAAGAGAACCGGCAGCCTCGACAAAAGTTTCGAAG GGACACCGAAAGTGGTAAAGCCAGAAAAACCCCTGGAAAATGAG AATGCAAGCAAGGTTTCGAGCATGTTCGGAGGGACGAAGGACAAGTGCGTGGGGTGCAACAAGACAGTGTATCCCATCGAGAAGGTGTCGGTGAACGGGACGGCGTACCACAAGGCGTGCTTCAAGTGCAGCCACGGCGGGTGCACCATATCTCCGTCGAACTACATCGCACACGAGGGGGTGCTCTACTGCAAGCACCACCACATCCAGCTCGTCAAGGCCAAGGGAAACTACAGCCAGCTGGAATCCGACTCCGAGAAAGACCCCGCCGCCATCTCCACTTCTGTTCAAATAGCTGCCGAATCATGA
- the LOC105172829 gene encoding uncharacterized protein LOC105172829 — LAKPLRPQYDGGIVLNPELKDGLKGWTTFGDAKVEHGQSSHDGNNYIVASKRHQPFHSFTQKFDLDKDKLYTFSAWLQVSDGNADIAAVFKTQHSYETAGWVTAQKGCWSMLKGGVVVNASGPADLFFQSNNTEVDIWADSISLQPFTHEEWKSHQQQSIEKVRKSRVKFQAVDQYGRPIANATVSIKQRRPNFPLGCAINQNILRNSAYQSWWSSRFKHTVFENELKWYSNERSRGSEDYSVSDALVQFARSHGAAVRGHNVFWNDPRYQPSWVGGLSTNDLWAAANRRIYSVVGRYKGQLFHWDVVNENLHYNFFESRLGYNASNVFYQKANEIDSRTTPFLNEYNTIEESKDGASSPSKYLQKINQLRNQGYNGPLGIGLEGHFSYANLPYIRSAIDTLASAKLPIWVTELDVSAGPNQANYLEQILWELHSHYAVQGIIIWAAWSPRGCYRMCLTDNNFRNLATGNVVDKVRGQWAQADGVQGTTNSKGLFEASLYHGEYEAKISHPKTNKFSNLKKFSVLPNKNAKDLFHLKFSV; from the exons TTGGCGAAGCCTCTAAGGCCTCAGTATGATGGAGGGATAGTTTTGAACCCGGAACTGAAGGATGGATTGAAGGGCTGGACAACTTTTGGAGACGCGAAAGTTGAGCATGGACAGTCGTCCCATGACGGCAACAACTACATTGTTGCTTCTAAGAGACACCAACCCTTTCATAGTTTCACGCAGAAGTTCGATTTAGACAAGGATAAACTTTACACCTTCTCGG CCTGGTTACAAGTAAGCGACGGGAATGCTGACATAGCAGCTGTTTTCAAGACACAACACAGCTATGAAACTGCCGGATGGGTGACGGCGCAAAAGGGCTGCTGGTCGATGCTTAAGGGTGGTGTTGTAGTCAATGCATCTGGCCCGGCAGACTTGTTCTTTCAG AGCAACAATACAGAAGTTGATATTTGGGCAGACAGCATCTCCTTGCAACCATTTACACACGAAGAGTGGAAATCCCACCAACAACAGAGCATTGAGAAG GTACGCAAGAGTAGGGTGAAATTCCAGGCGGTGGATCAGTATGGCCGGCCCATTGCAAACGCGACGGTTTCCATCAAACAACGGCGGCCGAACTTCCCATTGGGCTGCGCGATCAACCAAAACATCCTCCGAAACTCCGCGTACCAGAGCTGGTGGTCATCAAGATTCAAACACACCGTCTTCGAGAACGAACTCAAATg GTACTCCAACGAAAGATCCCGCGGCTCCGAAGACTACTCCGTCTCCGACGCCCTGGTGCAGTTCGCCAGGTCCCACGGCGCCGCTGTTCGTGGGCACAACGTTTTCTGGAACGACCCACGATACCAGCCTTCGTGGGTCGGTGGACTTTCGACGAACGACTTGTGGGCAGCTGCGAATAGGAGAATATACTCGGTGGTGGGCAGATACAAAGGGCAGCTCTTTCACTGGGATGTCGTGAACGAGAACCTGCACTACAACTTCTTCGAGAGCAGGCTGGGCTACAACGCATCCAACGTTTTCTACCAGAAGGCGAACGAGATTGACTCCAGAACGACGCCGTTCCTGAACGAGTACAACACCATTGAAGAGAGCAAGGATGGAGCTTCATCGCCCTCCAAATATTTGCAGAAGATAAATCAGCTAAGGAACCAGGGGTATAATGGTCCATTGGGGATTGGTCTGGAGGGCCATTTCTCTTATGCCAATCTGCCCTATATAAGGTCTGCTATTGATACCCTTGCATCTGCCAAATTGCCCATTTGGGTCACTGAACTGGATGTCTCCGCCGGCCCCAATCAg GCAAATTACTTGGAACAAATCCTATGGGAGCTTCACTCGCACTACGCGGTGCAAGGAATAATAATTTGGGCAGCATGGAGTCCGCGGGGGTGCTACAGGATGTGTTTGACGGACAACAATTTCAGAAACTTGGCAACCGGCAACGTTGTGGACAAGGTCAGAGGGCAATGGGCTCAGGCAGATGGTGTGCAGGGAACCACAAATTCCAAGGGCCTGTTTGAAGCTTCACTTTACCATGGCGAATACGAAGCCAAAATCAGTCACCCTAAGACTaacaaattttctaatttgaagaaatttagTGTTCTGCCAAACAAGAATGCAAAAGACTTGTTCCATTTGAAGTTTAGTGTATAG